From the genome of Actinacidiphila yeochonensis CN732, one region includes:
- a CDS encoding (5-formylfuran-3-yl)methyl phosphate synthase, with translation MLLLISPDSVEEALDCAKAAEHLDIVDVKKPDEGSLGANFPWVIREIRGAVPADKPVSATVGDVPYKPGTVAQAALGAVVSGASYIKVGLYGCTTTEQAVEVMRGVVRAVKDYRPDAFVVASGYADAHRIGCVNPLTLPDIARRSGSDAAMLDTAVKDGSGLFDHVPPDVCGEFVRLAHEADLLAALAGSVKVGDLGALTRIGTDIVGVRGAVCEGGDRNTGRIQPHLVAAFRAEMDRHAREHTAAVPAAG, from the coding sequence TTGTTGCTTCTCATCTCCCCGGACAGCGTCGAGGAGGCCCTCGACTGCGCGAAGGCGGCCGAGCACCTCGACATCGTCGACGTCAAGAAGCCCGACGAGGGATCGCTCGGCGCGAACTTCCCGTGGGTGATCAGGGAGATCCGCGGCGCGGTCCCGGCGGACAAACCGGTGTCCGCCACCGTGGGCGACGTACCGTACAAGCCCGGCACGGTGGCCCAGGCCGCGCTCGGCGCGGTGGTGTCCGGGGCTTCGTACATCAAGGTCGGCCTCTACGGGTGCACGACGACCGAACAGGCCGTCGAGGTGATGCGCGGGGTCGTCCGGGCGGTGAAGGACTACCGGCCGGACGCGTTCGTGGTGGCCTCCGGCTACGCCGACGCCCACCGGATCGGCTGCGTCAACCCGCTCACGCTGCCGGACATCGCCCGGCGCTCCGGCTCCGACGCGGCCATGCTCGACACCGCGGTCAAGGACGGCAGCGGGCTGTTCGACCACGTTCCGCCGGACGTCTGCGGGGAGTTCGTCCGGCTCGCCCACGAGGCGGACCTGCTCGCCGCCCTCGCCGGCAGCGTCAAGGTGGGAGATCTCGGCGCGCTGACCCGGATCGGCACGGACATCGTGGGGGTGCGCGGCGCGGTCTGCGAGGGCGGCGACCGCAACACCGGCAGGATTCAGCCGCACCTGGTGGCCGCCTTCCGGGCCGAGATGGACCGGCACGCCCGGGAGCACACGGCCGCCGTCCCCGCCGCGGGATGA
- a CDS encoding class I SAM-dependent methyltransferase has translation MVGTAQQNTGVEDVQGGVGLTALMVAAARAIETCRADSLAQDAYAEHFVRAAPACADWPLRIEQVPDGDANPLWGRFARYFGLRTRVLDDFLHRSVREAGARQVVLLGAGLDTRAFRLDWPEGCVVFEIDRDGVLAFKHRVLTGLSAAPKAERVPIPVDLRDDWVGALTGAGFDAAAPSVWLAEGLLFYLPHAAETYLIDMVDRLTTAGGALAFEVKLERDLLDYRTSPLYVATHQQIGIDLLTLFDRQPRPDSAGALSARGWATSVHTPFDFTRRHGRGPLPEQNDALEGNRWVFARKPRP, from the coding sequence ATGGTCGGCACGGCGCAGCAGAACACCGGTGTGGAGGACGTGCAGGGGGGCGTCGGCCTGACCGCGCTCATGGTGGCCGCGGCACGGGCGATCGAGACCTGTCGGGCCGACAGCCTGGCCCAGGACGCCTACGCGGAGCACTTCGTGCGGGCCGCACCGGCCTGCGCGGACTGGCCGCTCCGTATCGAGCAGGTCCCGGACGGGGACGCGAACCCTCTGTGGGGGCGGTTCGCCCGCTACTTCGGTCTGCGCACCCGAGTCCTCGACGACTTCCTGCACCGCTCGGTGCGCGAGGCCGGGGCCCGCCAGGTGGTCCTCCTCGGGGCGGGACTGGACACCCGGGCGTTCCGGCTCGACTGGCCGGAGGGCTGCGTGGTCTTCGAGATCGACAGGGACGGGGTGCTGGCGTTCAAGCACCGGGTGCTCACCGGACTGTCCGCCGCCCCGAAGGCGGAGCGGGTGCCGATCCCGGTCGACCTGCGCGACGACTGGGTCGGGGCGCTGACCGGCGCCGGCTTCGACGCGGCCGCACCGAGCGTCTGGCTGGCCGAGGGCCTGCTGTTCTACCTGCCGCACGCCGCCGAGACGTACCTGATCGACATGGTGGACCGGTTGACGACGGCGGGCGGCGCCCTGGCGTTCGAGGTCAAGCTGGAGCGGGACCTGCTGGACTACCGCACCAGCCCGCTCTACGTCGCGACGCACCAGCAGATCGGCATCGACCTCCTCACGCTGTTCGACCGGCAGCCCCGGCCCGACTCCGCGGGCGCCCTGTCGGCCAGGGGCTGGGCCACCTCGGTCCACACCCCCTTCGACTTCACCCGGCGGCACGGCCGCGGACCGCTGCCCGAGCAGAACGACGCGCTGGAGGGCAACCGCTGGGTGTTCGCGCGCAAACCCCGCCCGTGA
- a CDS encoding helix-turn-helix transcriptional regulator, translating into MAPEQHTVGDELARFLRARRTQTSPQAVGLTPGPGVRRTPGLRREELATLAGVSIDYYTRLERGKETRPSPAVVDALARALRLDDAEHHHMRELAARSARYAQQPPPPSRTVRPHLMLLLEAMRPNPAYVISRGMDLLAWNPAGLALYAGIAGWPASQRNLARYFFLHPAARELFPDWDTQVRGCVARLRAEAGMNPDAPDLTGLVGELLLKSPDFAKLWERYEVIGHKKIQKTFHHPAVGVLTLSSQSMHLEGTPGQRLGAYTAEPGTPDHDAMLLLDRTAPEPPAPPVRPGTDRSSR; encoded by the coding sequence ATGGCACCCGAGCAGCACACCGTCGGCGACGAACTCGCGCGCTTCCTGCGCGCCCGCCGCACCCAGACCAGCCCCCAGGCGGTCGGCCTCACCCCCGGGCCCGGCGTCCGGCGCACCCCCGGGCTGCGCCGCGAGGAGCTGGCCACGCTGGCCGGGGTCAGCATCGACTACTACACCCGGCTGGAGCGCGGCAAGGAGACCCGCCCCAGCCCCGCCGTGGTCGACGCCCTCGCCCGCGCCCTGCGCCTCGACGACGCCGAGCACCACCACATGCGCGAACTCGCCGCCCGGTCCGCACGGTACGCCCAGCAGCCGCCCCCGCCCAGCCGCACCGTCCGCCCGCACCTGATGCTGCTCCTGGAGGCGATGCGGCCGAACCCGGCCTACGTCATCAGCCGCGGCATGGACCTGCTCGCCTGGAACCCCGCCGGCCTGGCCCTGTACGCCGGCATCGCCGGCTGGCCCGCGAGCCAGCGCAACCTCGCCCGCTACTTCTTCCTCCACCCCGCGGCCCGCGAGCTGTTCCCCGACTGGGACACCCAGGTTCGCGGCTGCGTCGCCCGGCTGCGCGCCGAAGCCGGAATGAACCCCGACGCCCCCGACCTCACCGGCCTCGTCGGGGAACTCCTCCTCAAGAGCCCCGACTTCGCCAAGCTCTGGGAACGCTACGAGGTCATCGGCCACAAGAAGATCCAGAAGACCTTCCACCACCCCGCGGTCGGCGTCCTCACCCTCAGCAGCCAGAGCATGCACCTGGAGGGCACCCCCGGCCAGCGCCTCGGCGCCTACACCGCCGAACCCGGCACCCCCGACCACGACGCCATGCTCCTCCTCGACCGCACCGCGCCCGAGCCCCCGGCGCCCCCCGTCCGCCCGGGCACGGACCGCTCCTCGCGCTGA
- a CDS encoding aldehyde dehydrogenase family protein has translation MPGHQPPRGREAGGAREFGGAPGGRGGRFAVLDPATGEPFDEAPDQRPDELDAVVDRARAAWRGWRSDAAARSTALLAAADAVEAAGADLAPLLTREQGKPLTESYAEVARAAARLRYFAGLDPVRVPIADGRPVRSEVRWRPLGPVAAIVPWNFPIQLASAKFAPALAAGNTVVLKPSPFTPLAARLLVSVVAAALPEDVLTVVTGREPLGARLAAHPGIRHVTFTGSIPTGRAVAAGAAASLARVTLELGGNDAAVLLDDVDVERIADRLFWAAFRNCGQVCMAVKRVYAPARLYADVVEALAQRAKSVVVGAGLDPDSRMGPLNNAPQLARVEGCTARALADGARAAAGGHRLDRPGYFFAPTVLADVPSGSPVVVEEQFGPVLPVLPYGNLDEAVAAANATGFGLGGSVWGTDLDRAEAVAGRLECGTAWINHHAELSLAQPFAGTKESGVGVAGGPWGLYGNLQPFVLHRPMEPESGSGSEVEAWR, from the coding sequence ATGCCGGGGCACCAGCCGCCGCGCGGGCGGGAGGCCGGCGGGGCACGGGAGTTCGGCGGCGCGCCGGGGGGCCGAGGTGGGCGTTTCGCGGTCCTCGACCCCGCCACGGGGGAGCCGTTCGACGAGGCCCCCGACCAGCGGCCGGACGAGCTGGACGCCGTCGTCGACCGGGCCCGCGCGGCCTGGCGCGGCTGGCGGAGCGACGCCGCGGCCCGCAGCACCGCGCTGCTCGCGGCGGCCGACGCGGTGGAGGCGGCCGGCGCCGACCTCGCGCCCCTGCTCACCCGTGAACAGGGCAAGCCGCTGACGGAGTCGTACGCGGAGGTCGCCCGCGCGGCGGCCCGCCTGCGCTACTTCGCCGGACTGGACCCCGTACGGGTGCCGATCGCCGACGGCCGGCCGGTGCGCAGCGAGGTCCGCTGGCGTCCGCTCGGGCCGGTCGCCGCGATCGTGCCGTGGAACTTCCCGATCCAGCTGGCGTCCGCGAAGTTCGCGCCCGCGCTGGCCGCGGGCAACACGGTGGTGCTCAAACCCTCGCCGTTCACGCCGCTGGCCGCGCGCCTGCTGGTGTCGGTCGTCGCGGCCGCCCTGCCCGAGGACGTACTGACGGTCGTCACCGGTCGCGAACCCCTCGGCGCCCGCCTCGCGGCCCACCCGGGCATCCGCCACGTGACCTTCACCGGTTCGATCCCCACCGGGCGGGCCGTGGCGGCCGGCGCGGCGGCCTCGCTCGCCCGGGTCACCCTGGAGCTGGGCGGCAACGACGCCGCCGTCCTGCTGGACGACGTGGACGTCGAGCGGATCGCGGACCGGCTGTTCTGGGCGGCGTTCCGCAACTGCGGGCAGGTCTGCATGGCGGTCAAACGCGTCTACGCTCCGGCCCGGCTGTACGCCGACGTGGTCGAGGCCCTGGCGCAGCGCGCGAAGTCCGTCGTCGTCGGCGCCGGGCTCGACCCGGACTCCCGGATGGGGCCGCTGAACAACGCCCCCCAGCTGGCCCGGGTGGAGGGCTGCACCGCCCGCGCGCTCGCGGACGGTGCCAGAGCCGCGGCCGGCGGCCACCGGCTCGACCGGCCGGGCTACTTCTTCGCCCCGACGGTCCTCGCCGACGTCCCCTCCGGCAGCCCGGTGGTGGTCGAGGAGCAGTTCGGACCGGTACTGCCGGTGCTGCCGTACGGGAACCTCGACGAGGCCGTCGCGGCGGCCAACGCCACCGGCTTCGGGCTGGGCGGCTCTGTCTGGGGGACCGACCTCGACCGGGCGGAGGCGGTGGCCGGCCGGCTGGAGTGCGGGACGGCGTGGATCAACCACCACGCCGAACTGTCCCTCGCCCAGCCCTTCGCGGGCACCAAGGAGAGCGGCGTCGGCGTGGCGGGCGGGCCGTGGGGGCTGTACGGGAACCTCCAGCCGTTCGTCCTGCACCGCCCCATGGAGCCCGAATCCGGCTCCGGGTCGGAGGTGGAGGCGTGGCGCTGA
- a CDS encoding RICIN domain-containing protein encodes MAPHTPGTGLRGRVRTALRRAPLARRLRRLAVPAAVAGLALGLGGGVNPAQAATIGTTPGTYTNYAFTGSPTLADVTWSTTVLTDPGFSSQVFWAHQFGFDVGNGAYVGMQSDGGSNRLFLFSVWDATQATAGSAGTSCAAFGGEGTGESCRMNLNWTAGHTYTFTVAAQGSGWFGATVKNTTAGTSFTLGSIKTPATAIASTGMVDWTEYFEWNDPRATCYDQPFSAARFGLPTGNGGTVTARVSGTSNNGNACAAMTRTDSVAGGTVQNLATGNSVRGAVTGLAGKCLDSLGGVSDGTAADLYACSGGVGQAWVRAADGTLRLRSDYCLAANGTASGSAVLVSDCAGTGPGGAVTDTSKLWTYNATTKALVNQASGRCLDVPASNSANGTALIVYGCTGNPNQQWTLPAAS; translated from the coding sequence ATGGCTCCGCACACCCCGGGAACCGGCCTTCGCGGACGGGTCCGCACAGCGCTCCGGCGTGCTCCCCTCGCCAGGCGGCTGCGCCGGCTGGCCGTCCCCGCCGCCGTGGCGGGGCTGGCGCTGGGGCTGGGCGGCGGGGTGAACCCGGCACAGGCGGCGACGATCGGCACGACGCCCGGCACGTACACCAACTACGCCTTCACGGGATCGCCGACGCTGGCCGACGTCACCTGGTCGACCACGGTGCTGACCGACCCCGGGTTCAGCTCGCAGGTCTTCTGGGCGCACCAGTTCGGCTTCGACGTGGGCAACGGCGCGTACGTCGGCATGCAGTCCGACGGCGGCTCGAACCGGCTGTTCCTGTTCTCCGTCTGGGACGCCACGCAGGCGACCGCGGGCAGCGCCGGGACCTCCTGCGCGGCCTTCGGCGGTGAGGGCACCGGGGAGAGCTGCCGGATGAACCTCAACTGGACGGCCGGCCACACCTACACCTTCACCGTGGCCGCCCAGGGCTCCGGCTGGTTCGGCGCCACCGTCAAGAACACCACCGCCGGCACCTCCTTCACCCTGGGCAGCATCAAGACCCCCGCCACGGCGATCGCGTCCACCGGCATGGTCGACTGGACCGAGTACTTCGAGTGGAACGACCCGCGCGCCACCTGCTACGACCAGCCGTTCAGCGCGGCCCGCTTCGGGCTGCCCACCGGCAACGGCGGCACGGTCACCGCCAGGGTCTCCGGCACCTCGAACAACGGCAACGCCTGCGCCGCGATGACCCGGACCGACAGCGTCGCCGGTGGCACGGTGCAGAACCTGGCGACGGGCAACTCGGTGCGCGGAGCCGTCACCGGGCTGGCCGGCAAGTGCCTGGACTCCCTGGGCGGGGTCTCCGACGGAACCGCCGCCGACCTCTACGCCTGCTCCGGGGGTGTCGGCCAGGCGTGGGTCCGCGCCGCCGACGGCACCCTCCGGCTGCGCTCCGACTACTGCCTCGCCGCCAACGGCACCGCTTCCGGCTCGGCGGTGCTGGTGAGCGACTGCGCCGGAACGGGCCCGGGCGGCGCGGTCACCGACACGTCGAAGCTCTGGACCTACAACGCCACCACGAAGGCCCTGGTCAACCAGGCTTCCGGCCGCTGCCTCGACGTCCCCGCCAGCAACAGCGCCAACGGCACGGCCCTCATCGTGTACGGGTGCACCGGCAACCCCAACCAGCAGTGGACCCTGCCCGCCGCGTCCTGA
- a CDS encoding aminotransferase class V-fold PLP-dependent enzyme, protein MTGIDVERVRRDTAGAERVAHLNNAGSALPPRQVVDAVVGHLRLEEQIGGYEAAAEQEERIEHTYDALARLLGAGRDDIAVVENATRAWDMAFYSLRWAPGDRILTARAEYASNAVAFLQTARRHGVRVDVVPDDEHGQLDVDALRSMIDDRVRLVAVSHVPTQGGLVNPAAEIGRVAREAGVVYLLDACQSVGQIALDVDEIGCDLLSGTGRKYLRGPRGTGFLYASPRVREELEPPFLDLHSASWTSSDSYVVRADARRFETWEGNFAGKIGLGVAVDYALALGLPAIEARVTALAATLRARLRDLPGVHLHDRGARQCGLVTFTVDGHDSHAVASALRAARVNVSVTSAAYARWDFGARDLASAVRASVHYYNTDAEIDRLVSALPQAG, encoded by the coding sequence GTGACAGGGATCGACGTCGAGCGGGTCCGCCGGGACACGGCGGGGGCCGAGCGGGTGGCCCACCTCAACAACGCGGGGTCGGCGCTGCCGCCGCGCCAGGTGGTCGACGCGGTGGTCGGGCACCTGCGCCTTGAGGAGCAAATCGGCGGCTACGAGGCGGCCGCCGAGCAGGAGGAGCGGATCGAGCACACCTACGACGCGCTGGCCCGGCTGCTGGGCGCCGGGCGGGACGACATCGCGGTCGTGGAGAACGCCACGCGAGCGTGGGACATGGCCTTCTACTCGCTGCGCTGGGCGCCCGGCGACCGCATCCTCACCGCCCGCGCCGAGTACGCCAGCAACGCCGTCGCGTTCCTGCAGACCGCCCGGCGCCACGGAGTCCGGGTCGACGTGGTACCCGACGACGAGCACGGCCAACTCGACGTCGACGCGCTGCGGTCCATGATCGACGACCGGGTCAGGCTCGTGGCCGTCTCCCACGTGCCCACCCAGGGCGGCCTGGTCAACCCGGCCGCCGAGATCGGCCGGGTCGCCCGCGAGGCAGGAGTCGTCTACCTGCTGGACGCCTGCCAGTCCGTCGGCCAGATCGCGCTCGACGTCGACGAGATCGGGTGCGACCTGCTCAGCGGCACCGGCCGCAAGTACCTGCGCGGCCCGCGCGGCACCGGCTTCCTCTACGCCTCCCCGCGCGTCCGCGAGGAGCTGGAACCGCCCTTCCTCGACCTCCACTCCGCCAGCTGGACGTCCTCCGACTCCTACGTCGTCCGCGCCGACGCCCGCCGGTTCGAGACCTGGGAGGGCAACTTCGCCGGCAAGATCGGCCTGGGCGTCGCCGTGGACTACGCCCTCGCCCTCGGCCTCCCGGCGATCGAAGCCCGCGTCACCGCCCTCGCCGCGACCCTGCGCGCCCGGCTGCGTGACCTGCCCGGCGTCCACCTCCACGACCGCGGCGCGCGCCAGTGCGGCCTCGTGACCTTCACCGTCGACGGCCACGACAGCCACGCCGTCGCCAGTGCCCTGCGCGCCGCGCGCGTCAACGTCTCGGTCACCTCGGCCGCCTACGCCCGCTGGGACTTCGGCGCCCGCGACCTCGCCTCCGCGGTCCGCGCCTCCGTCCACTACTACAACACCGACGCCGAGATCGACCGCCTCGTCAGCGCCCTCCCGCAGGCGGGTTGA
- a CDS encoding NAD(P)-dependent alcohol dehydrogenase, with protein MRFDAAVLRSYEGRFAVEEVVLDSGPAGGEVLVRVAGSGMCRTDLAVRRSAGRSPLPAVLGHEGAGVVVETGGPDTGLSVGDHVVLSFDSCGHCRNCRGAAPAYCDSFASLNLFGGRTENAARFTDAAGGGLAPRWFGQSSFADYAMVPARNAVRVDPSLPLELLGPLGCGFLTGAGAVFHSFGVGAGDTVAVFGAGAVGLAAVMAATAAGALTVAVDRYPERLALAERLGAIALDAAAGGLPGRVRQLTDGGAQYALDTTGSDRLINDALRALRPLGHLGLVARLHSALRLEVGALDRGRRISHICEGDAVPGLLVPRLIGLWRAGRFPFDELIRTYPLGGINEAERDCDEGRVVKPVLIPEGRGR; from the coding sequence CTGAGGTTCGACGCGGCGGTGCTGCGCTCGTACGAGGGCCGGTTCGCCGTCGAGGAGGTGGTCCTGGACTCGGGACCGGCCGGCGGGGAGGTCCTGGTGCGGGTCGCGGGCAGCGGGATGTGCCGGACGGATCTGGCGGTGCGGCGTTCGGCGGGCCGCTCGCCGCTGCCCGCGGTGCTCGGCCACGAGGGGGCCGGGGTCGTCGTGGAGACGGGCGGGCCCGACACCGGGCTGAGCGTCGGCGACCACGTCGTGCTGAGCTTCGACTCCTGCGGACACTGCCGGAACTGCAGGGGCGCCGCCCCCGCGTACTGCGACTCCTTCGCCTCGCTCAACCTCTTCGGCGGCCGCACGGAGAACGCGGCGCGGTTCACGGACGCGGCCGGGGGCGGGCTGGCGCCCCGGTGGTTCGGGCAGTCGTCGTTCGCCGACTACGCGATGGTCCCGGCCCGCAACGCCGTCCGGGTCGATCCCTCGCTGCCCCTCGAACTGCTCGGGCCGCTCGGCTGCGGGTTCCTCACCGGCGCGGGCGCGGTCTTCCACTCCTTCGGCGTGGGCGCGGGCGACACCGTCGCGGTCTTCGGCGCGGGCGCGGTGGGACTGGCGGCGGTGATGGCGGCCACCGCCGCCGGGGCGCTGACCGTGGCCGTCGACCGGTACCCCGAACGGCTGGCTCTCGCGGAGCGGCTGGGTGCGATCGCGTTGGACGCCGCGGCCGGCGGACTGCCCGGCCGGGTCCGGCAACTGACCGACGGCGGCGCGCAGTACGCGCTGGACACCACCGGCTCGGACCGGCTGATCAACGACGCGCTGCGGGCACTGCGCCCGCTCGGCCACCTCGGGCTGGTGGCGCGGCTGCACAGCGCGCTGCGACTGGAGGTGGGGGCGCTGGACCGGGGGCGGCGGATCTCCCACATCTGCGAGGGGGACGCGGTGCCGGGGCTGCTCGTCCCGCGGCTGATCGGCCTGTGGCGGGCCGGGCGGTTTCCGTTCGACGAACTGATCCGCACGTACCCGCTCGGCGGCATCAACGAGGCCGAACGGGACTGCGACGAGGGCCGGGTGGTCAAGCCCGTGCTGATTCCGGAGGGGAGGGGGCGGTGA
- a CDS encoding LysR family transcriptional regulator encodes MDLDLAQVRAFTVTAERLHFGQAAAELFLTQQALSKRVARLEEALGRRLFERTGHGVELTPAGRRFLEPARELVRAGEAAVEAARHEDRALRVTVWGHMFAPLRTFRAVMARRPELALEVGPRPDFTAALAALRAGEIDFGLGRVHGRDEPWPTGATRRLVRLEPVHAVLSEEHPLAGAAVLTPADLRTGRLWFPAPRERVEFLDAFTERFGIPADFGGVNLGLAPFLARLRDDPEHFSLLCADPDTPPGPGLRAVPVADPVPLYAWHAVWRDGEHHPGLSDLLSAFADAARAHGWLAYDPNRHWLPEADVPTPAPPGS; translated from the coding sequence ATGGATCTCGACCTGGCGCAGGTGCGCGCCTTCACGGTGACGGCCGAGCGGCTGCACTTCGGGCAGGCCGCCGCCGAGTTGTTCCTGACCCAGCAGGCGCTGTCCAAGCGGGTGGCGCGGCTGGAGGAGGCGTTGGGCCGAAGACTCTTCGAACGCACAGGCCACGGAGTGGAGTTGACACCCGCCGGTCGCCGTTTCCTGGAGCCGGCACGCGAGTTGGTCAGGGCCGGCGAGGCGGCCGTGGAGGCGGCCCGGCACGAGGACCGGGCGCTGCGGGTCACCGTGTGGGGGCACATGTTCGCGCCGCTGCGGACCTTCCGGGCGGTGATGGCGCGGCGGCCCGAACTCGCCCTGGAGGTCGGCCCGCGCCCCGATTTCACCGCCGCGCTGGCCGCGCTGCGGGCCGGTGAGATCGACTTCGGCCTCGGCCGCGTGCACGGCCGCGACGAGCCCTGGCCGACCGGCGCCACCCGCCGGCTGGTGCGGCTCGAACCGGTGCACGCCGTGCTGAGCGAGGAGCACCCGCTGGCCGGTGCCGCCGTCCTCACCCCGGCCGACCTGCGCACCGGCCGGCTGTGGTTCCCCGCGCCGCGCGAACGGGTCGAGTTCCTGGACGCGTTCACCGAACGCTTCGGCATACCGGCCGACTTCGGCGGCGTGAACCTCGGCCTGGCCCCGTTCCTGGCCCGCCTGCGCGACGACCCGGAGCACTTCTCGCTGCTGTGCGCCGACCCGGACACGCCGCCCGGCCCCGGCCTGCGCGCCGTCCCGGTCGCCGACCCGGTGCCGCTGTACGCGTGGCACGCGGTGTGGCGCGACGGCGAGCACCACCCGGGCCTGTCCGACCTGCTGAGCGCCTTCGCCGACGCGGCCCGCGCGCACGGCTGGCTCGCCTACGACCCGAACCGCCACTGGCTCCCCGAGGCCGACGTCCCCACTCCGGCCCCGCCCGGCTCATGA
- a CDS encoding MFS transporter has product MSVPVSATAAPVHNAPASRRPGAAAALGAALLGFFVITLDALVVNVALPSIRTSLGGDITGQQWVVDGYTLMFAALLLSAGSLSDRLGARRTFAVGLAVFVAASAACGLAPNLGVLVAARLVQGGGAAVIVPSSLALIREAFPDAGSRAKAISVWALGGSAGSAAGPVAGGLLSQVDWRLIFFVNLPVGLVALVLLSRTPHPPHPPRALRAPFDWTGQLSAVVAMGALTFAAIEAGADGFTALPVTAACVAVVAAAAVFTLSQARGRHPMVGLPLLRERTMVLSAAIGFALNVGFYGMIFLLSLDLQQARGMSALATGLAFVPMTVLTAFVSPTAAWFAGRFGARMPVVTGQVAMAAGLVLLALVPSSAPTWLLVAAMVPVGAGGSLAVPALTSLLLDHVPARQAGTASGVLNTSRQVGGALAVAVFGALIAGRGRLAAGLETSLLVAAGAVLLTTAASFLLRPATRA; this is encoded by the coding sequence GTGTCCGTCCCCGTCAGCGCGACCGCCGCACCCGTACACAACGCCCCGGCATCGCGCCGTCCCGGCGCCGCCGCGGCGCTGGGGGCCGCGCTGCTGGGCTTCTTCGTGATCACGCTGGACGCCCTGGTCGTCAACGTGGCGCTGCCGTCGATCCGGACCAGCCTGGGCGGCGACATCACCGGGCAGCAGTGGGTGGTCGACGGCTACACGCTGATGTTCGCCGCGCTGCTGCTGTCGGCGGGTTCGCTGAGCGACCGGCTGGGTGCCCGCCGTACCTTCGCCGTGGGGCTGGCCGTGTTCGTGGCGGCCTCGGCCGCGTGCGGGCTGGCGCCGAACCTCGGGGTGCTGGTCGCCGCGCGGCTGGTGCAGGGCGGCGGAGCGGCGGTGATCGTGCCCTCCTCGCTGGCACTGATCCGGGAGGCGTTCCCGGACGCGGGCAGCCGGGCGAAGGCGATCTCCGTGTGGGCGCTGGGCGGCTCGGCAGGCTCGGCGGCCGGTCCGGTCGCCGGCGGCCTCCTCAGCCAGGTCGACTGGCGGCTGATCTTCTTCGTCAACCTGCCCGTCGGCCTGGTCGCCCTGGTCCTCCTGTCCCGCACTCCGCACCCGCCGCACCCGCCGCGTGCGCTGCGGGCGCCGTTCGACTGGACGGGGCAGCTCTCGGCGGTGGTGGCGATGGGCGCGCTCACCTTCGCGGCGATCGAGGCCGGCGCCGACGGCTTCACCGCCCTACCCGTGACCGCCGCGTGCGTCGCGGTCGTGGCCGCCGCCGCCGTCTTCACGCTGTCGCAGGCGCGGGGCCGGCACCCCATGGTCGGGCTGCCACTGCTGCGCGAGCGCACCATGGTGCTCTCGGCGGCGATCGGCTTCGCGCTCAACGTCGGCTTCTACGGCATGATCTTCCTGCTCAGCCTGGACCTCCAGCAGGCCAGGGGGATGTCGGCGCTGGCCACGGGGCTGGCGTTCGTACCGATGACGGTGCTGACGGCGTTCGTCAGCCCGACCGCGGCGTGGTTCGCCGGCCGGTTCGGCGCCCGGATGCCGGTGGTCACCGGGCAGGTGGCCATGGCGGCCGGCCTGGTCCTGCTGGCGCTGGTTCCCTCCTCCGCGCCGACCTGGCTGCTGGTCGCGGCGATGGTCCCGGTCGGCGCCGGCGGCTCGTTGGCCGTCCCCGCCCTGACCTCCCTGCTGCTCGACCATGTGCCCGCCCGGCAGGCCGGCACGGCAAGCGGCGTGCTGAACACCTCCCGCCAGGTCGGCGGAGCGCTCGCGGTGGCGGTCTTCGGCGCGCTGATCGCCGGTCGCGGCCGCCTGGCGGCCGGACTGGAGACCAGCCTGCTGGTCGCCGCCGGAGCGGTCCTGCTCACCACCGCGGCCAGCTTCCTGCTCCGGCCCGCAACCCGGGCCTGA